One window from the genome of Armatimonadota bacterium encodes:
- a CDS encoding sugar kinase — translation MPHLIALGEAMAEFAAEERGRLGEVTRFRRGWGGDTCNVAVAAARLGGSAGYITRVGGDEFGRSFLELLEREGVDSSRVLVDPEGFTGVYFISLDESGKHDFTYYRAGSAASRLRPEDVDPSYLQTARIFHTSGITQAISASARAAAAAAIAAARSGGVTVSYDLNLRPKLLPLPQLRPVVEATLPLVDIVFLSTEDASYLDGSRPAEAVALELLARGPRLVVLKMGEEGCLVATAEGSPLRLPAYPARVLDSTGAGDAFDAAFLVEWMRGRPPEEAARFANAVGALAAGGLGAVAPLPSRTAVEAFMAGGAESMTEEGRG, via the coding sequence GTGCCCCACCTCATCGCCCTGGGAGAGGCGATGGCTGAGTTCGCCGCCGAGGAGCGGGGGCGCCTGGGGGAGGTGACCCGCTTCCGCCGCGGATGGGGCGGGGACACCTGCAACGTGGCTGTGGCCGCCGCCCGCCTGGGGGGCTCCGCGGGCTACATCACCCGCGTGGGAGGAGACGAGTTCGGCCGCTCCTTCCTGGAGCTTCTGGAGCGAGAGGGAGTCGACAGTTCCCGCGTGCTCGTCGACCCCGAGGGTTTCACCGGCGTCTACTTTATCTCCCTGGACGAATCGGGGAAGCACGACTTCACCTACTACCGGGCGGGGTCCGCCGCCAGCCGCCTGCGGCCTGAGGACGTGGACCCCTCCTACCTGCAGACCGCCCGCATCTTCCACACCAGCGGGATCACCCAGGCGATCTCCGCAAGCGCCCGCGCTGCCGCCGCTGCGGCCATCGCCGCCGCTCGCAGCGGTGGGGTCACCGTGAGCTACGACCTGAACCTGCGGCCCAAGCTGCTGCCGCTGCCCCAACTGCGGCCGGTGGTGGAAGCTACGCTCCCCCTGGTGGACATCGTCTTCCTGAGCACGGAGGACGCCTCCTACCTGGATGGATCCAGGCCGGCGGAGGCCGTGGCGCTGGAGCTGCTGGCGCGCGGGCCGCGGCTGGTGGTGCTGAAGATGGGCGAGGAGGGGTGCCTGGTGGCCACGGCGGAAGGCTCGCCGCTGCGCCTGCCGGCCTATCCGGCGCGGGTGCTGGACAGCACGGGGGCGGGTGACGCCTTCGACGCGGCGTTTCTGGTGGAGTGGATGCGCGGGCGGCCGCCGGAGGAGGCGGCTCGTTTCGCCAATGCGGTCGGTGCGCTGGCAGCGGGTGGGCTGGGCGCGGTGGCGCCGCTGCCCTCGCGGACGGCGGTGGAAGCGTTCATGGCGGGAGGGGCTGAGTCCATGACGGAGGAGGGACGAGGATGA
- a CDS encoding ABC transporter permease yields MRPPGRWLRRFLTHPGVQGAGPFVLLVVLWAVVVQLEIYPRTFFPGPQDVLRVFASLMYKGVLPTYLQDSITRLAVGAGVGICVGVPLGLLIGLHAASYRFFWPLIIFFQAIGDIAWLPILLIWFGFTLTTMTFVIVYTVIFPMIFNTALGVRTVPVEMIRAAQSLGASRWRILVEVLLPGALPNVITGLRNGLGYGWRALIAAEIIVGTSGIGFMMFDARRSGSVVEMILGMILLGILWYVVDAWVLRPAERATIERWGLVRQAS; encoded by the coding sequence ATGAGGCCGCCCGGGCGCTGGCTGCGCCGCTTCCTCACTCACCCCGGCGTGCAGGGGGCGGGACCCTTCGTCCTCCTGGTTGTGCTGTGGGCGGTGGTGGTGCAGCTGGAGATCTACCCGCGGACCTTCTTCCCCGGCCCGCAGGACGTGCTGCGCGTCTTCGCCAGTCTGATGTACAAGGGCGTCCTGCCCACCTACCTGCAGGACAGCATCACCCGGCTGGCTGTGGGCGCCGGCGTGGGCATCTGCGTGGGCGTCCCCCTGGGACTGCTCATCGGCCTCCATGCGGCCAGCTACCGCTTCTTCTGGCCGCTGATCATCTTCTTCCAGGCCATCGGCGACATCGCCTGGCTGCCCATCTTGCTCATCTGGTTCGGCTTCACCCTCACCACCATGACCTTCGTCATTGTCTACACGGTGATCTTCCCCATGATCTTCAATACGGCCCTGGGCGTGCGCACCGTACCCGTGGAGATGATCCGCGCCGCGCAGAGCCTGGGGGCTTCGCGCTGGCGTATCCTGGTGGAGGTGCTGCTGCCCGGCGCCCTGCCCAACGTGATCACCGGACTGCGCAACGGCCTGGGCTACGGCTGGCGGGCGCTGATCGCCGCCGAGATCATCGTGGGCACCAGCGGCATCGGCTTCATGATGTTCGACGCCCGGCGCAGCGGCAGTGTGGTGGAGATGATCCTGGGGATGATCCTGCTGGGCATCCTCTGGTACGTGGTTGACGCCTGGGTCCTCCGGCCCGCCGAGCGGGCCACCATCGAGCGCTGGGGGCTGGTGCGTCAGGCGTCCTGA
- a CDS encoding ABC transporter permease: MTLRNPSEVAAVAPAAPRPRPTARYLEAGLWFAAPFVLLVLVWAAVVRLSDVPLRVFPGPADVAGALLQQARSGALAGHIWQSLRRVLVGTTLAIASSIPLGIAISTNRHVAALFVPILRFFSVLAGIAWIPLATLWFGYGFGAITFIIFNAVFFIVLYNTILGVTSIPQVLRDAARSLGANRWQVLTEVLLPGALPNIVTGIRTGMGFAWRGLIAAEIIATNAGLGYMLFLARDFYRTEVIVLGMILIGAIWVLLDRLILAPIERRTIERWGLARALI, from the coding sequence ATGACCCTGCGGAACCCTTCGGAGGTGGCGGCCGTAGCACCGGCGGCGCCGCGGCCGCGCCCCACCGCCCGGTACCTGGAGGCGGGGCTGTGGTTCGCTGCGCCCTTCGTCCTCCTGGTCCTGGTCTGGGCCGCGGTGGTCCGACTCTCCGACGTTCCCCTGCGAGTCTTTCCGGGCCCCGCGGATGTGGCCGGCGCGCTGCTGCAGCAGGCCCGCAGCGGCGCGCTGGCCGGTCACATCTGGCAGAGCCTGCGCCGGGTGCTGGTGGGGACCACGCTGGCGATCGCCTCCAGCATCCCCCTGGGTATCGCCATCAGCACCAACCGGCACGTCGCCGCCCTGTTTGTGCCCATCCTCCGCTTCTTCTCGGTGCTGGCGGGCATCGCCTGGATCCCCCTGGCCACTTTATGGTTCGGCTACGGCTTTGGGGCCATCACCTTCATCATCTTTAACGCCGTCTTCTTCATCGTCCTCTACAACACCATCCTGGGGGTCACCAGCATCCCGCAGGTGCTGCGGGATGCCGCCCGCTCCCTGGGAGCGAACCGCTGGCAGGTGCTGACCGAGGTGTTGCTGCCCGGAGCCCTGCCCAATATCGTCACCGGCATCCGCACGGGTATGGGCTTCGCCTGGCGCGGGCTGATCGCCGCCGAGATCATCGCCACCAACGCCGGGCTGGGCTACATGCTTTTCCTGGCGCGCGACTTCTACCGCACCGAGGTGATCGTCCTGGGGATGATTCTCATCGGGGCCATCTGGGTGCTGCTGGACCGGCTGATTCTGGCCCCCATCGAGCGCCGCACCATCGAGCGCTGGGGCCTGGCCCGCGCGCTGATATGA
- a CDS encoding NrtA/SsuA/CpmA family ABC transporter substrate-binding protein yields the protein MTQRARRIKRSAVLGVLLIMVLAVPAAQAAPVLTKVRAGIVAAIDQLGVPVALDQGLFEKWGLEVTIATPYPTGVDQLNALQAGEIQMGQVGVPMIGAVLRGMDLVIVGNYSGSSVKLGGDDTMALVARQGSGIRTIRDLKGKRVAVSFGTISHLYILGILQRAGLAVTDLTLVNTPPAEMAVALRGGAVDAFATWDPWPVIALADVPNSYEVVRGGGFIGFMGFNVAIRSWAERNQETIEKFLAARAEADKFMRAEPVKTAIVAVRWLPGLRPEVALRGVRNNLPTVDIRISCYNYLALHNAVQTLHRLGFIPGTFDVNKVFMPGPILNVMRRYPQLFADLPPIPSRAQVGPGFTFQGTCP from the coding sequence ATGACGCAAAGAGCAAGGCGCATCAAGCGGTCCGCAGTCCTGGGGGTGCTGCTGATAATGGTCTTGGCGGTGCCGGCGGCGCAGGCCGCGCCGGTGCTGACGAAGGTACGAGCCGGGATCGTCGCGGCCATTGACCAGCTGGGCGTGCCGGTGGCCCTGGACCAGGGTCTGTTCGAGAAGTGGGGCCTGGAGGTGACCATCGCCACGCCCTACCCGACGGGGGTCGACCAGTTGAACGCGCTGCAAGCTGGCGAGATCCAGATGGGCCAGGTGGGCGTCCCCATGATCGGAGCCGTCCTCCGGGGGATGGACCTGGTCATCGTGGGCAACTACAGCGGCTCCTCGGTGAAGCTGGGGGGCGACGACACCATGGCGCTGGTGGCGCGGCAGGGCAGCGGCATTCGCACCATCCGCGACCTGAAGGGCAAGCGGGTGGCCGTCTCCTTCGGCACCATCAGCCACCTGTACATACTGGGGATCCTGCAGCGGGCCGGGCTCGCCGTCACTGACCTTACCCTGGTGAACACCCCGCCCGCGGAGATGGCCGTGGCCCTGCGTGGCGGGGCGGTGGACGCCTTCGCCACCTGGGACCCCTGGCCGGTGATCGCGCTGGCGGATGTGCCCAACAGCTACGAGGTGGTCCGCGGCGGCGGGTTCATTGGGTTCATGGGGTTCAACGTGGCCATCCGCTCCTGGGCAGAGCGCAACCAGGAGACCATCGAGAAGTTCCTGGCCGCGCGCGCCGAGGCCGACAAGTTCATGCGCGCCGAGCCGGTGAAGACCGCCATCGTGGCTGTGCGCTGGCTCCCCGGGCTGCGGCCGGAGGTGGCCCTGCGGGGCGTGCGCAACAACCTGCCCACAGTGGACATCCGCATCTCCTGCTATAACTACCTGGCGCTGCATAACGCGGTGCAGACGCTCCACCGGCTGGGCTTCATCCCGGGGACCTTCGACGTGAACAAGGTCTTCATGCCGGGGCCGATCCTCAACGTGATGCGGCGCTACCCGCAGCTCTTCGCCGACCTGCCCCCGATCCCGTCCCGGGCGCAGGTTGGCCCGGGATTCACCTTCCAGGGGACGTGTCCCTAG
- a CDS encoding sugar phosphate isomerase/epimerase family protein, which yields MLMQLGVTVAYARVHYSDEPTLEQYQAFARWAAERKFGGIELAAFSLEHFRRDFADLRAVRALRSLCQDLGVTVNAFEAGFLRHMTVSEEATVRQQALDGLRRSLEVARELGTDLVYLHSAPHPSWAIEFRRLYDDFTPPARVEVPPAFDWKAAWQQYVATIGEMARLAEQATARLALEIRPYEMVSNADGMRRLIEAVESPALGVVFDTAHFFVQKEILPVAVQKLADRIYLVHLADNNGIEDFHWAPGKGGVPWEGVLQALGKIAYQGFANIDVAGTYADIDAEICQGRDFVLQRWPGS from the coding sequence ATGCTTATGCAACTCGGGGTGACCGTGGCCTATGCCCGCGTGCACTACAGTGACGAGCCTACCCTGGAGCAGTACCAGGCCTTTGCCCGCTGGGCGGCGGAGAGGAAGTTTGGCGGGATTGAACTGGCCGCCTTCAGCCTGGAGCACTTCAGGCGGGACTTTGCCGACCTGCGTGCTGTCCGCGCGCTGCGCAGCCTCTGCCAGGACCTGGGGGTTACCGTCAACGCCTTCGAAGCTGGCTTCCTGCGGCACATGACGGTCAGCGAGGAGGCGACGGTGCGGCAGCAGGCCCTGGACGGCCTGCGCCGGTCCCTGGAGGTGGCGAGGGAGCTGGGGACCGACCTGGTCTACCTGCACTCGGCGCCCCATCCCTCGTGGGCCATCGAGTTCCGACGCCTCTATGACGACTTCACCCCGCCAGCCAGGGTGGAAGTCCCTCCGGCCTTCGACTGGAAAGCCGCCTGGCAGCAGTATGTGGCCACCATCGGGGAGATGGCACGTCTGGCCGAGCAGGCCACCGCCCGCCTCGCCCTGGAGATTCGCCCCTACGAGATGGTGAGCAACGCCGACGGCATGCGCCGTCTGATTGAGGCGGTAGAGTCGCCCGCTCTGGGGGTGGTCTTCGACACCGCCCACTTCTTCGTGCAGAAGGAGATCCTGCCGGTGGCGGTGCAGAAGCTGGCCGACCGCATCTATCTGGTGCACCTGGCCGATAACAACGGCATCGAGGACTTCCACTGGGCCCCGGGGAAGGGGGGCGTACCCTGGGAGGGGGTGCTGCAGGCGCTGGGTAAGATCGCCTACCAGGGGTTTGCCAATATCGACGTTGCCGGCACCTACGCAGACATCGATGCCGAGATCTGCCAGGGGCGCGACTTCGTCTTGCAGCGCTGGCCGGGGAGCTGA
- a CDS encoding carbohydrate ABC transporter permease, whose amino-acid sequence MPRSAEVVAPLPARGRARVQAALGSVRRLPLYIVVGLGAVLMVLPFYWMVVTAVSPAPDIIAFPPKWIPSRITWEHFQEAWVKAPWLTYYKNSLVVATVSVGLSVLFGLFAGYAFAVYDFPLQNVLFLVILGTLMVPVQVTSVALYVFLSRIGWVDTYPGILAPNFASAFGVYMIRQAIKAVPMDLIDAARIDGAGEARIVATVVLPLIKPTVAAVAMLLFLSSWNDFLWPVIVINSVSLRTLPVGIALFKDPYGFINYGPLMAGTVITIGPMLLAYAFSQRFMIRGIALTGLR is encoded by the coding sequence ATGCCGCGCTCTGCGGAGGTCGTCGCCCCACTGCCGGCCAGAGGACGGGCCCGCGTGCAGGCCGCGCTGGGCAGCGTCCGACGCCTGCCGCTGTACATCGTCGTGGGGCTGGGGGCCGTGCTCATGGTCCTGCCCTTCTACTGGATGGTGGTCACGGCCGTCAGCCCCGCTCCCGACATCATCGCCTTCCCGCCCAAATGGATCCCCAGCCGCATCACCTGGGAGCACTTTCAGGAGGCTTGGGTCAAGGCGCCCTGGCTGACCTATTACAAGAACAGCCTGGTGGTGGCCACCGTGTCCGTGGGGCTGTCGGTCCTCTTCGGCCTCTTCGCCGGCTACGCCTTCGCCGTCTACGACTTCCCCCTGCAGAACGTCCTCTTTCTGGTTATCCTGGGGACCCTCATGGTCCCGGTGCAGGTGACCAGCGTGGCCCTGTACGTCTTCCTCTCGCGCATCGGCTGGGTGGATACCTATCCGGGGATCCTGGCCCCCAACTTCGCCAGCGCCTTCGGCGTCTACATGATCCGCCAGGCCATCAAGGCCGTGCCCATGGACCTCATCGACGCGGCGCGCATCGACGGGGCTGGGGAGGCGCGCATCGTGGCCACGGTGGTCCTGCCTCTGATCAAGCCCACCGTTGCCGCAGTGGCCATGCTCCTGTTCCTCAGCAGCTGGAACGACTTCCTCTGGCCGGTGATCGTCATCAACTCCGTGTCCCTGCGCACCCTGCCCGTGGGCATCGCCCTGTTCAAGGACCCATACGGGTTCATCAACTACGGCCCGCTGATGGCGGGGACGGTAATCACCATCGGGCCCATGCTGCTGGCCTACGCCTTCTCCCAGCGGTTCATGATCCGTGGAATCGCCCTGACCGGCCTGAGGTAG
- a CDS encoding extracellular solute-binding protein translates to MSRSRTSVLLVAVLSLAIGLPGVSAQAQPTLTLWYPAGEITQTTLPLRDPTLFAPFEATAKVKVEMVALDYDTMQQKIFAAAAARNVPDILFIDTSWMPGFLKEELLEQVDPAKAKRWLAAVTPEIVELSDYGKGTMWGYPQMGIDVYGLTWNKQHFKEAGLDPERPPRTWDELREYCRKLVRRDATGKIVRVGYAIRHVGHPHGVVHKHLWAIWGAGADLIDDPNALRGGRVKFNNEGGRAALQLVLDMLNVDKCTSLDFPDPRAAFLKGIASMQISETVSIRARQPKEAPDMPWPTGWGMALPPARKAGDRPATLLGAWLFSVPRGAKNRDLAWRAVEWVNSEINDYNFARKYGLTPRYKSNWQKEPFKSDAYAQALLKMAPYGRRLPINLGLNGIMDALGGAIQKAWHGEATVQQALAEAERLANKAIADAAK, encoded by the coding sequence ATGTCTAGAAGCAGGACGAGCGTTCTGCTGGTGGCCGTGCTCTCCCTGGCCATCGGCCTGCCCGGGGTCTCAGCCCAGGCACAACCAACCCTCACCCTCTGGTACCCGGCGGGGGAGATCACCCAGACCACCCTCCCCCTTCGGGACCCCACGCTCTTCGCACCCTTCGAGGCGACCGCCAAGGTCAAGGTGGAGATGGTCGCCCTCGACTACGACACCATGCAGCAGAAGATCTTTGCCGCCGCGGCGGCGCGCAATGTTCCCGACATCCTGTTCATCGACACTTCGTGGATGCCCGGCTTCCTGAAGGAGGAGCTGCTGGAGCAGGTGGATCCCGCCAAGGCCAAGCGCTGGCTGGCGGCGGTGACGCCGGAGATCGTGGAACTCTCAGACTACGGCAAGGGCACCATGTGGGGCTACCCCCAGATGGGCATCGACGTCTACGGCCTCACCTGGAACAAGCAGCACTTCAAGGAAGCCGGCCTGGATCCCGAGCGGCCCCCCAGGACCTGGGACGAGCTGCGCGAGTACTGCCGCAAGCTGGTCAGGCGTGACGCCACCGGGAAGATCGTCCGGGTGGGCTACGCCATCCGCCACGTGGGGCACCCGCACGGGGTGGTGCACAAGCACCTCTGGGCCATCTGGGGCGCGGGGGCGGACCTGATCGATGACCCCAACGCCCTGCGCGGGGGGCGAGTCAAGTTCAACAACGAGGGTGGTCGGGCCGCCCTGCAGCTGGTGCTGGACATGCTCAATGTGGACAAGTGCACCAGCCTGGACTTCCCCGACCCCCGGGCGGCCTTCCTGAAGGGCATCGCCTCCATGCAGATCAGCGAGACGGTGAGCATCCGCGCCCGCCAGCCCAAGGAGGCCCCGGACATGCCCTGGCCCACCGGCTGGGGGATGGCGCTGCCGCCGGCGCGCAAAGCGGGGGACAGGCCGGCCACGCTGCTGGGGGCATGGCTTTTCTCCGTGCCCCGCGGCGCCAAGAACCGCGACCTGGCCTGGAGGGCCGTGGAGTGGGTGAACAGCGAGATTAACGACTACAACTTTGCCCGCAAGTACGGGCTGACGCCGCGGTACAAGAGCAACTGGCAGAAAGAACCGTTCAAGTCCGACGCCTACGCCCAGGCGCTGCTGAAGATGGCGCCCTACGGCCGTCGCCTGCCCATCAACCTGGGGCTGAACGGCATCATGGACGCCCTGGGAGGGGCCATCCAGAAGGCCTGGCACGGCGAGGCCACGGTGCAGCAGGCGCTGGCCGAGGCGGAACGTCTGGCCAACAAGGCGATCGCCGACGCGGCGAAGTGA
- a CDS encoding sugar phosphate isomerase/epimerase family protein — protein sequence MVSLYLSAPGSRFWAAASGLALEDALARTAALGFGAVELMPRDVEDPTPEALRDAAQRCGLQVLGLATGFIALERGLTLTHPDHDVRRQAVRAVQACLRSAQRAGARFVSLGLVRGKLPAGASPQQAREHLVAATRECGMTAGELGLLLLVEPGNRYETDFIHTVEEGVALLQEVDLPSVRLQADTFHMNIEEASLPDALRQGSAHLAHLHLADSNRRAPGWGHLDFPAVAAALREIGYDGAVGVEILLEPDFETAARQALGFVRQLFRPQSG from the coding sequence GTGGTATCTCTCTACCTGTCCGCGCCCGGTTCCCGTTTTTGGGCGGCGGCCAGCGGCCTTGCTCTGGAGGACGCCCTGGCCCGGACGGCCGCCCTGGGCTTCGGCGCGGTGGAGCTGATGCCCCGGGACGTCGAGGATCCGACTCCTGAGGCGCTGCGGGATGCCGCCCAACGGTGCGGCCTGCAGGTTCTTGGCCTGGCTACGGGCTTCATCGCCCTGGAACGCGGCCTGACCCTGACCCATCCCGACCATGACGTCCGGCGCCAGGCCGTGCGCGCCGTGCAGGCCTGCCTCCGATCCGCGCAGCGCGCGGGCGCGAGGTTCGTCTCCCTGGGCCTGGTCCGGGGCAAGCTGCCCGCCGGAGCATCGCCGCAGCAGGCCCGGGAGCACCTTGTGGCCGCCACCCGCGAGTGCGGGATGACAGCAGGGGAGCTAGGACTGCTGCTCCTGGTGGAACCGGGGAACCGCTACGAGACGGACTTCATCCACACCGTGGAGGAAGGGGTGGCGCTTCTACAGGAGGTGGACCTGCCTTCTGTGCGCCTGCAGGCAGACACCTTCCACATGAACATCGAGGAGGCTTCCCTCCCCGATGCGCTACGCCAGGGCAGCGCGCACCTGGCCCACCTGCACCTGGCCGACAGCAACCGCAGGGCGCCGGGGTGGGGACACCTGGACTTCCCCGCGGTGGCGGCGGCGCTGCGGGAGATCGGCTACGACGGCGCCGTCGGCGTGGAGATCCTGCTGGAACCCGACTTCGAGACAGCGGCGCGGCAGGCCCTGGGGTTTGTGCGGCAGCTCTTTCGTCCTCAGTCGGGCTGA
- a CDS encoding sugar ABC transporter permease, giving the protein MASIRHSAGALLGRAHRRHYLQAYLFISPVIVLFTLFRIWPSLQTLYFSFFKVELLKGRLTYVGLQNFIDLAQDEIFRRAIANTLIYALTIVPLSAFLAMILAVLFSEHFHLRELFKAVYFAPMVTSTVAAAVVWWWLYNPQFGLFNSVLRVLHLPEQPWLLSSRMALPSVIIFSIWKTLGYNMVIYIAALQAIPAMFYEAATIDGAGPFQRFVRITLPLLAPTTTFILIYNTIFAFQVFDQVLVLTGGGPAFSTNVVVLELYTQAFQRYRFGYASAEAMVLFLFILGVTVLQYFYSRRFEVAY; this is encoded by the coding sequence ATGGCCAGCATTCGCCACTCCGCAGGCGCGCTGCTTGGCCGGGCGCACCGCCGTCACTACCTTCAGGCCTACCTCTTCATCTCCCCGGTCATCGTCCTGTTCACGCTGTTTCGCATCTGGCCGTCGCTACAGACGCTGTACTTCAGCTTCTTCAAGGTGGAGCTGCTGAAGGGCCGCCTGACCTACGTCGGCCTGCAGAACTTCATCGACCTGGCCCAGGACGAGATCTTCCGCCGCGCCATCGCCAACACGCTGATCTACGCTCTGACCATCGTGCCGCTCTCGGCGTTTTTGGCCATGATCCTGGCCGTGCTTTTCTCAGAGCACTTTCACCTGCGCGAGCTCTTCAAGGCCGTCTACTTCGCTCCCATGGTCACCAGCACCGTGGCCGCGGCCGTGGTGTGGTGGTGGCTGTACAACCCCCAGTTCGGCCTGTTCAACAGCGTGCTGCGGGTGCTGCACCTGCCGGAGCAGCCCTGGCTTCTCTCCTCGCGCATGGCCCTGCCCTCGGTGATCATCTTCAGCATCTGGAAGACGCTGGGCTACAACATGGTGATCTACATCGCTGCCCTGCAGGCCATCCCCGCCATGTTCTACGAGGCGGCTACCATCGACGGTGCCGGCCCGTTCCAGCGCTTCGTCCGCATCACCCTCCCCCTGCTGGCCCCCACCACCACGTTCATCCTCATCTACAACACCATCTTCGCCTTCCAGGTGTTCGACCAGGTGCTGGTGCTGACGGGGGGCGGGCCCGCCTTCTCCACCAACGTGGTGGTCCTGGAGCTGTACACGCAGGCATTCCAGCGCTACCGCTTCGGCTACGCCTCCGCCGAGGCCATGGTCCTCTTCCTGTTCATCCTGGGCGTGACCGTCCTCCAGTACTTCTACAGCCGGCGCTTCGAGGTGGCCTACTGA
- a CDS encoding tagaturonate epimerase family protein — protein sequence MILPPYSLGLGDRFGRQGRAQLAAVVAARDVGVDLAPVWNKSHREHAITGTQPAAVRAEADAAVAALGWTGPYFVDADHVTLGTVDPFIPACDYFTLDVADFVGRPASAAEIEAFVARYGHFARERKIPGMDQVPGDVDVAAIAGRYLLAARQAGAIYRHIASLRGAGNFITEVSMDETASPQTPVELFFILAALAEEQVPLQAIAPRFVGRFNKGIDYRGDLASFQEHFRACLGVIAFAVQELDLPATLKLSVHSGSDKFSLYGPMARILREHRAGVHLKTAGTTWLEEVAGLALAGGEALRLVQEIYARAYQRIEELSAPYAAVLEIDRSQLPYPDVVERWSGEEYAAALRHDEGAAAYNPHFRQLLHVAFKVAAEMGPVYLQALDAHADLIGPLVTENLLERHIRPLFLQP from the coding sequence GTGATCCTGCCCCCCTACAGCCTGGGCCTGGGGGACCGCTTTGGCCGCCAGGGGCGGGCGCAACTGGCGGCGGTGGTGGCGGCGCGGGATGTGGGCGTGGACCTGGCGCCGGTGTGGAACAAGTCTCACCGCGAGCACGCCATCACCGGGACGCAGCCGGCTGCGGTGCGCGCCGAGGCTGATGCGGCTGTGGCTGCGTTGGGCTGGACCGGGCCGTACTTCGTCGACGCCGACCACGTGACCCTGGGGACTGTAGATCCCTTCATCCCCGCGTGCGACTACTTCACTCTGGACGTGGCCGACTTCGTCGGCCGCCCGGCGTCGGCAGCAGAGATCGAGGCGTTCGTGGCCCGCTACGGGCACTTCGCCAGGGAGCGGAAGATCCCGGGGATGGACCAGGTGCCAGGCGACGTCGATGTGGCCGCCATCGCCGGGAGGTACCTGCTGGCAGCGCGGCAGGCAGGAGCCATCTACCGGCATATCGCCTCGTTGAGGGGCGCCGGAAACTTCATCACCGAGGTCTCCATGGACGAGACCGCCAGCCCGCAGACTCCCGTGGAGCTCTTCTTCATCCTCGCCGCGCTGGCGGAGGAGCAGGTCCCCCTCCAGGCCATCGCTCCCAGGTTCGTCGGCCGGTTCAACAAGGGGATCGACTACAGAGGCGACCTGGCCAGCTTCCAGGAGCACTTCCGCGCCTGCCTGGGGGTGATCGCCTTCGCCGTGCAGGAGCTGGACCTGCCGGCCACCCTCAAGCTGAGCGTCCACTCCGGAAGCGACAAGTTCTCGCTCTATGGGCCCATGGCCCGCATTTTGCGAGAGCACCGGGCGGGGGTGCACCTGAAGACCGCCGGCACCACGTGGCTGGAAGAGGTGGCGGGGCTGGCCCTGGCCGGGGGAGAGGCGCTGCGGCTGGTGCAGGAGATCTACGCGAGGGCCTACCAGCGGATCGAGGAGCTGAGCGCACCTTACGCCGCCGTGCTGGAAATCGACCGGTCTCAACTACCCTATCCGGATGTGGTGGAGAGGTGGTCGGGGGAAGAGTACGCGGCGGCGTTGCGCCACGATGAGGGCGCTGCCGCCTACAATCCCCACTTCCGCCAGCTCCTGCACGTGGCCTTCAAGGTGGCGGCGGAGATGGGCCCCGTCTACCTGCAGGCCCTGGACGCCCACGCCGACCTCATCGGCCCGCTGGTGACGGAAAACCTCCTGGAGAGGCACATCAGGCCTCTATTCCTGCAGCCGTAA
- a CDS encoding ABC transporter ATP-binding protein, giving the protein MDGLVIRDLSKTYYDIYTGEHVAAVEAVSLEIAPGEFVAILGPSGCGKTTLLNMVAGFIPPTRGEILLNGRRIQGPGPDRGVVFQSFALFPWKTVLDNVAFGLKMRGVPREERYRIAREYIALVGLDGFEHRYPHELSGGMQQRVGVARVLANNPDLLLMDEPFASVDAQTRMTLQEELTRIWEARQPTILFVTHDVEEAVFLANRVVVLTPRPGRVRESVAVPLPRPRSWQHLIEDPDYKSLVARVLGLVRAPAS; this is encoded by the coding sequence ATGGACGGCCTGGTCATCCGCGATCTGAGCAAGACCTACTATGACATCTACACGGGGGAGCACGTGGCGGCCGTGGAGGCCGTCTCCCTGGAGATCGCTCCGGGGGAGTTCGTGGCCATCCTGGGCCCCAGCGGCTGCGGCAAGACCACCCTGCTGAACATGGTGGCGGGCTTCATCCCGCCCACCCGGGGGGAGATCCTGCTGAACGGACGGCGCATCCAGGGGCCTGGACCTGACCGCGGCGTCGTTTTCCAGAGCTTCGCCCTCTTCCCCTGGAAGACGGTCCTGGACAACGTAGCCTTCGGGCTGAAGATGCGGGGCGTGCCCCGGGAGGAGCGCTACCGCATCGCCCGGGAGTACATCGCTCTGGTGGGCCTGGACGGCTTCGAGCACCGCTACCCCCATGAGCTCTCCGGGGGCATGCAGCAGCGCGTCGGCGTCGCCCGCGTCCTGGCCAACAACCCGGACCTGCTGTTGATGGACGAACCCTTCGCCAGCGTGGACGCCCAGACGCGCATGACGCTGCAGGAGGAGCTGACCCGCATCTGGGAGGCCCGCCAGCCCACCATTCTCTTCGTCACCCACGACGTGGAGGAGGCGGTCTTCCTGGCCAACCGCGTCGTGGTGCTTACTCCGCGTCCCGGGCGCGTGCGCGAATCGGTGGCGGTGCCCCTGCCCAGGCCGCGGAGCTGGCAGCACTTGATCGAGGACCCGGACTACAAGAGCCTGGTGGCGCGGGTGCTGGGGCTGGTGCGCGCGCCGGCGTCATGA